CATCGCACCGTCGTGCGAAGTCCGGTTCGGATTCCGTCCCCTGCCGAGCATGTCGACGGACGAACTGCTGGGGACATTCCGCGCCTTCGCGGAACCTGCGCCCGCCGAGTTCGAGGAAACGTTTCGTGGCCCGTCGCTGCCCGCGGGTGACATCGCCGCCGCGGAGTCGCGCCGGCTGGCTGCGCGCGACCTTGCGGACGAACTGGGCCTGCCGATCGGAAATGCCGTGGATTTCTGGACTGAATCATCGCTCTTCTCGGCCGCCGGCTACACCAGTTTCGTCTACGGTCCTGGCGATATCGCGCAGGCACACACGGCCGACGAATGGGTCGCCCTGGAACAATTGCAGAAAGTAACCGAAAGCTATGTACGGATCATCGACCATGCATGCGCATAAAGATGTACGCCAGACGATCGTGCGCCTGTTGTCGAGCATGGCCAGCGCGAAAGAAATACACCAATACCTCAAGCGTTTTTCGCAGCTGGACGCCAAGCGCTTCGCCGTGGTCAAGGTCGGCGGCGCCGTTCTGCGCGATGACCTGGAGGCGCTGACCTCTTCGCTGGCATTCCTGCAGCAGGTGGGTCTGACACCGATCGTGGTGCACGGTGCCGGTCCCCAGCTGGACGAACAGCTGTCCGCAGCTGGCATCCAGAAGCAGACCATCGACGGCCTGCGCGTGACTTCACCCGAGGCACTGGCGATCGTGCGCCGCGTTATGCTGACCGAGAACCTCAAGCTCGTCGAATCGCTGCAGGCGACGGACGCGCGTGCGACCTCAATCGTCGGCGGCGTCTTCGACGCGGAGTTCATGGACCGCGAACGCTACGGCCTTGTCGGCGAGGTGACCGGCGTAAATCTGGCGCCGATCGAAGCCAGCCTCAACGCCGGCTCCATTCCCGTGATCGCGAGCCTGGGCGAAACACTGGGCGGTCAGATTCTCAACATCAATGCGGATTTCGCGGCCAATGAGCTGGTGCAGGTGCTGCAGCCCTACAAGATCATCTTCCTGACCAGCACGGGTGGCCTGCTCGACGGTGAAGAGGCGGTGATCGATTCGATCAACCTGTCGACCGAATACGATCATCTGATGGCGCAGCCGTGGCTGCATTCGGGCATGCGGCTGAAGATCGAGCAGATCAAATTGCTGCTGGACCGCCTGCCGCTGACGTCCTCGATCTCGATCACGCGGCCGGCCGAGCTGGCCAAGGAACTCTTCACCCACAAGGGCTCGGGCACGCTGGTGCGGCGCGGCGAGAAAGTCCTGAAGTTCCATTCCTGGCAGGGCATCGACTGCGATCGCCTGCGCTCGCTGATCGAGTCGAGTTTCGGGCGGCGCCTGGTCGCGGACTACTTCGAGCGCACAGTTCCCCAGTGCGTCTACATCAGCGAGAACTATCGCGCCGCGGTGATCCTGACGGAGGTCCAGGGGCATACCTATCTCGACAAATTCGCGGTGCTCGACGAGGCGCAGGGCGAGGGACTGGGGCGTGCCGTGTGGCAGGTGATGCGCGAGGAGGTGCCGCAGCTGTTCTGGCGCTCACGACACGGCAACCTGGTCAATCCGTTCTACTACGCCGAATCCGATGGCTGCTTCAAGCAGGAAAA
This genomic stretch from Tahibacter amnicola harbors:
- a CDS encoding acetylglutamate kinase, whose amino-acid sequence is MHAHKDVRQTIVRLLSSMASAKEIHQYLKRFSQLDAKRFAVVKVGGAVLRDDLEALTSSLAFLQQVGLTPIVVHGAGPQLDEQLSAAGIQKQTIDGLRVTSPEALAIVRRVMLTENLKLVESLQATDARATSIVGGVFDAEFMDRERYGLVGEVTGVNLAPIEASLNAGSIPVIASLGETLGGQILNINADFAANELVQVLQPYKIIFLTSTGGLLDGEEAVIDSINLSTEYDHLMAQPWLHSGMRLKIEQIKLLLDRLPLTSSISITRPAELAKELFTHKGSGTLVRRGEKVLKFHSWQGIDCDRLRSLIESSFGRRLVADYFERTVPQCVYISENYRAAVILTEVQGHTYLDKFAVLDEAQGEGLGRAVWQVMREEVPQLFWRSRHGNLVNPFYYAESDGCFKQEKWKVFWYGLEDFSDIAFCVDHCRDRPPTLIG